In the Labrys wisconsinensis genome, GAGCCGGAGGGAAGATGCTCCAGAGCATTTTCCAGCGAACCGGCACCCGGTTCGCGCCAGGAAGATGCGTAAGAACAAGGAAATGGAGAGCATGATCGCTTCAACCTGAAACGATCATGCTCTCGGCCGCGGCCCGACCATCTCGCCGGCTCCCCGGACGCTCTCTCAGGCAAATCCCGAACGCATCGGGAGAGCCCGCTGCGCTACGACTTCGGCGCAATGCTGAAATACGCTATCGCGCAACACTCCTGCCCTTTGCTGGAATTGATGCTCGCGCGATAGATCATATTCTGGTAGGCGCCATCGAGATATGTCTGCCGCTTGTCGTACATCGTTCGAAACAGACTGTTGATTTCATCTCTTTTAGTCATCTCGCCTCCCCAGTATGGCTGGAGATAGACACCATTTGCGTTCGTATAGGGAACAGCAAATTGGTAGGCGTAGCCGGTCGCCTGCTTGTCGTAATCGGTGAACAGGAATATGCCTTCAGCTCCCCGAAAGCCGGCTTTTGCTTCTGCATAGAACATGCTCGCCGCGACGAGGATCGATCCGTCCTCGAGATACGAACGGCCGTTGAGCTGAACTTCGGGCGAATTCAGACTCTCGCCGATATGGCTGACGGGAAAGCTCTTCAGCGCCCCGTGAGTCATGTAGAGATTCCCGGATTTATATCCCTGCGTCCCGTCCCTCCAATTGGTGACGACGAAGTTCGCATCGGTATCGTTGATGACGAGACCGAGTATCTTCGACTTCCGGCCGACGATGGCCCACAACAGGATGGCCGCGGCAAGCACGACGATCGTCGCGATCGCCGACTTCAGTCCGGTGCTTTTCAGGGAGGCCAGCAACGCCGCACGGAAGGCCGTGCCGGCAGCCATCGCGATCCTGACCTCGATCAGGATCGCGCTGCCGACGATCAGGACTCCGGTCGAGAGCGACGATGCGACCAGCGACTCGACGGTGTCCGAGGACGCCATCAGATCGAGGCTTTTCCGGAGGGAGCCGACATATTGGAGGACGCTGTCGCCCTGATACTTCGAAATGATCTCGGCGTTTTCCCGCGTGATGAAGAAATTCGGCTCGAACTCGACCGGCGCGTCGCCCCTGCGGAAGCGAGTCGAGAATGGCTCCGACGAGCTCCCTTCCGCTTCCGTCGGGGGAAAGCCGTCATACCGGTCTATGCCGTCGATAATTCTCTCGCGAAGCAGCCGGGTGCTCTCGGCGTAGCTGTGCTGGTCGGGGTCGAACAGGCTTTTCAGTTCGATGCCGAAACGCCGTTCCCACCCTTCGATCACGGCGAAACATTCGCGGACGAACTCGTCTTCGTAGATGTCGTCTTGCACGTCGCTCATTTTGTTGAATCCATTTGGCTCGGCGCTGGATACGGTGAATGGTCGCGAGGCTGCCGGACCCGGAAGCCGAAGAACGCGGCCCGCGAACAGATCGAACGGCGCAACACGCTCGGCGATCCGGCGACACGATCGACCATGCGCCGGGGGCACTTGCGAATGTCAGAGTGGAACCGTGCTGCACCGTAGCGCTATGTCACCTCCGCGACGGCCTTCGTACGGACCGTCTTGCGGATGTACTCGACGATATCGTCTCGTGGAGTCCTTCGAGGTTCGCCCCATACCACACGTCTTCTCGGCGCCCTCCGTACCGGAACACACCCTGAAGATGTCATGCAAGCACAGACAGAAATTTGACAGAAAGTTTCATGCTCTAGTCGTCACAAAAATATCAAGATCGCCGCTCTTCACGTTGTGACTCACGTGAGAACGCCTCATCATCTCGGAAATAGTGAAGTTTTGCTTGATTTTAGGCAAATGCGACAGTTCGTACTCTAACGCTGGGCTCGTTCGACGTCCAGTCGATACATGCATTCTGCTTCACGGGTCTGTAACGCCGATGTCACGCTCGAGCGCGATCGACCGGCTGCGGCGCCGGAGGCCGGCTCGATCGTGGTCCATGGCGTCGGCGGCCGGATGCGCCGGACGGCTCTGCGTCGCCCAGCCTCAAAGGCGTGGGAGGGCCTGCTCAGGACTCCTCCATCTCGGCCAGGCTCTTGGCTTCGTCCGGCGGCGCGGGATCGGCCAGCTCGCGCTCGATCAGGGCTTCGAGCATGTCGAGCAGCCGGTCGAGCGCCTCGACGCCGTGGCGATGCTCCAGCGCGTCGAAGATCTGCTGGCGTTCGGGCAGGACGGCATCCATCAGGGCGATGCCGTCCGGCGCGATCGCCAGTTGCACCCGCCGGCCGTCGTCGGCGAACTTGCCGCGCGTGATCAGCCTGCGCGCCTCCAGGGCCTTGATGATGCGGGTGAGGCTGGGGGCGAGGATGGAGGCGCGCTCGGCGACCTCGCTGGCATCGAGCGGGCTCTCCTCGCCGAGCACGCGGATCACCCGCCATTGCTGCTCGGTGACGTCGTGGACGGCCAGCATCGGGCGAAAGCGGGCCATCACCACCTCGCGGGCCCTGAGGAGAGCCATGGGCAGCGAGCGGCGTGTGTTCTTCGGCAGCAAGGCGACCTCGACAGCGCAAATCCCGGCAGGCTCGGCCTGATATCGCCGATTCAGGGCGAGGTCACAACCGGCGCCGCAGAGCCGGGCTCTGTCGAGCCGGGCTCTTGACACGGCGCCGAATATATTTAACATGTTAAATATAACCGTCCAGAACAACCGAGGAAGCGCCGTGCCCCATTGCTCGATCGAATATTCGGCCAATCTCGACGGCAGGGCCGACATGTCGGGCCTGTGCGCCGCGCTGTCGCAGGCGATCCTCTCGACCGGCCTGTTCGAGATCGGCGCGGTGCGGGTGCGGGCGCTGGCCTGCGCGGCCTACGCCATCGCCGACCAGCACCCCGACAACGCCTTCGTCGACATCTCCTTCCGCATCGGCCGCGGGCGCACCGGCGAGGAGAAGAAGCGCACGGGCGAGGTGATGTTCGCCGCCGCCGGCGACCATCTCGCCCACCTCTTCGACACGCCGCATTTCGCCCTGTCGCTGGAGATCCGCGAGATCGACGCCGAGCTGAGCTGGAAGAAGAACGCCATCCATCCGCGCCTGCGCGGCCAATGAAGGACCCTGCGATGTCCGAATTCGAAACCAATCTCGCCAAGGCGCAGGCCTATCTCGCCCGCTTCGAGGCCGACGGCGTGCTCAACCATGTCGGCGGCGAAGCCGTTCCGGCCGTGGACGGCGCCTGGTTCGAGACCATCTCGCCCGTCGATCTGAAGCCCCTCGCCCGGGTCGCGCACGGCAAGGCGGCCGATGTCGACCGTGCGGCCAAGGCCGCCAGGGCCGCTTTCCCCGCCTGGGCCGCCCTGCCGGGCGAGGCCCGCAAGACGCTGCTCCACACCATCGCCGACGCCATCGTGCGCCGGGCCGAGGAGATCGCCTTCGTCGAGTGCATGGATACCGGCCAGTCCCTGAAGTTCATGGCCAAGGCGGCGCTGCGCGGCGCCGAGAATTTCCGCTTCTTCGCCGACCGCGCGCCGGAAGCGCGCGACGGCCGGGCGCTGCGCGCGCCGGGCCAGCTCAACGTGACGACGCGCGTGCCGATCGGCCCGGTCGGCATCATCACGCCGTGGAACACGCCTTTCATGCTCTCCACCTGGAAGATCGCGCCGGCGCTGGCCGCCGGCTGCACCATCGTCCACAAGCCGGCGGAATTCTCGCCCCTCACTGCCCGCCTGCTGGTCGAGATCGCCGAGGAGGCGGGCCTGCCCAAGGGCGTGTGGAACCTCGTCAACGGCTTCGGCGAGGATGCCGGCAAGGCCCTTACCGAGCACCCCGACATCAAGGCCATCGGCTTCGTCGGCGAAAGCCGCACCGGCTCGCTGATCATGAAGCAGGGCGCCGACACGCTGAAGCGCGTGCATTTCGAGCTCGGCGGCAAGAACCCGGTGATCGTCTTCGCCGATGCCGATCTCGAGCGCGCCGCCGACGCGGCGGTGTTCATGATCTACTCGCTCAACGGCGAGCGCTGCACCTCCTCCTCGCGCCTCCTGGTGGAGGCCTCGATCTACGACGCCTTCACCGCTCGGGTCTCGGAGAAGGCGAAGCGCATCAGGATCGGCCATCCCCTCGATCCGCAGACCGTGGTCGGACCGCTGATCCACCCCGTGCACCAGGACAAGGTCCTCTCCTATGTGGCGCTCGCCCGCGCGGAAGGCGCCACCGTCGCCGCCGGCGGCGGCAAGGTCGAGGGGCCGGGAGGTGGCTGCTACGTCGCCCCGACCCTGTTCACCGGCGTCGCCAACGGCATGCGCATCGCCCAGGAGGAGATCTTCGGTCCGGTGCTGAGCGCCATCCCGTTCCAGACCGAGGAGGAGGCGCTCGCCCTCGCCAACGACACGCAATACGGCCTCACCGGTTATCTCTGGACCGGCGACGTCACCCGCGCCTTCCGCTTCAGCGACGGCCTGGAAGCCGGCATGATCTGGGTAAACTCGGAGAATGTCCGCCACCTGCCGACGCCCTTCGGCGGGGTGAAGAATTCCGGCATCGGCCGCGACGGCGGCGACTGGTCCTTCGACTTCTACATGGAGACCAAGAACGTCGCCTTCGCCACCAGGGCGCACGCCATCCCGAAGCTGGGCGGCTGAGCCGCCCGGCCAATCGAGAAGAACACGCCCAGGAGGAGCCCCATGCCCTTGCCCAAGCCCAACCTCTATCCGCCCTTCAACATCGTCCGCCTCAGCCATGTCGAGCTGGCGGTGACGGACCTGGCCCGCTCGCGCGCCTTCTATGTCGACACGCTCGGCCTGCAGGTCACCGACGAGACGGTGGAGGCGATCTATCTCAGGGCCATGGAGGAGCGCGGCCATCATTGCATCGTGCTGCGCAAGGCCGAGGCGCCCGAGGCGCGCGATCTCGGCTTCAAGCTCTACGACGAGGAGGACCTGGAGAAGGCGGCGCAGTTCTTCCGGGCGAAAGGCCTGCCGGTCGAATGGGTCGAGCGGCCCTACCAGTCCCGCAGCTTGCGCACCCGCGACCCGCTCGGCATCCCGCTGGAGTTCTATTGCCGGATGGAGCGCCTGCCGCCGATCCATCA is a window encoding:
- the hpaR gene encoding homoprotocatechuate degradation operon regulator HpaR, which produces MALLRAREVVMARFRPMLAVHDVTEQQWRVIRVLGEESPLDASEVAERASILAPSLTRIIKALEARRLITRGKFADDGRRVQLAIAPDGIALMDAVLPERQQIFDALEHRHGVEALDRLLDMLEALIERELADPAPPDEAKSLAEMEES
- the hpaE gene encoding 5-carboxymethyl-2-hydroxymuconate semialdehyde dehydrogenase codes for the protein MSEFETNLAKAQAYLARFEADGVLNHVGGEAVPAVDGAWFETISPVDLKPLARVAHGKAADVDRAAKAARAAFPAWAALPGEARKTLLHTIADAIVRRAEEIAFVECMDTGQSLKFMAKAALRGAENFRFFADRAPEARDGRALRAPGQLNVTTRVPIGPVGIITPWNTPFMLSTWKIAPALAAGCTIVHKPAEFSPLTARLLVEIAEEAGLPKGVWNLVNGFGEDAGKALTEHPDIKAIGFVGESRTGSLIMKQGADTLKRVHFELGGKNPVIVFADADLERAADAAVFMIYSLNGERCTSSSRLLVEASIYDAFTARVSEKAKRIRIGHPLDPQTVVGPLIHPVHQDKVLSYVALARAEGATVAAGGGKVEGPGGGCYVAPTLFTGVANGMRIAQEEIFGPVLSAIPFQTEEEALALANDTQYGLTGYLWTGDVTRAFRFSDGLEAGMIWVNSENVRHLPTPFGGVKNSGIGRDGGDWSFDFYMETKNVAFATRAHAIPKLGG
- a CDS encoding 5-carboxymethyl-2-hydroxymuconate Delta-isomerase, with the translated sequence MPHCSIEYSANLDGRADMSGLCAALSQAILSTGLFEIGAVRVRALACAAYAIADQHPDNAFVDISFRIGRGRTGEEKKRTGEVMFAAAGDHLAHLFDTPHFALSLEIREIDAELSWKKNAIHPRLRGQ